One Tolypothrix bouteillei VB521301 DNA window includes the following coding sequences:
- a CDS encoding beta strand repeat-containing protein translates to MTKWVWSEKLRRSHRGYLAALHHSVFWRSVVAMAKLTVGIASLINPAFAQSNIVPDNTLGSEASRVTVNFNGTSNEVIAGGAQRGQNLFHSFQEFNIGENRGAYFFVFDPSIQNILARVTGSNRSNILGTLGTRQIIGSNLVRSNANLFLINPNGIVFGENARLDVGASLIATTANGVQFGNQGNFSAINPQTPGVLTVNPSALFFHQINQNGTIENRGLLRVRDGESLLLAGGNVRLDGGILAALGGRIELGGLADAGSIGLDFASQGLKLQFPEVVQKANVSLVNNSLVNVSAGGGGDVAINAQNLDILAGSNIFAGIIGDVGLANNQAGDITINVSGTVRLESDSSIRSDVSPGETGNGGNINITSASLFVLGDSSLISRTSGVGNAGNININARDRVVFSGDNTTVDSGVRSTGRGEGGDILISTNTLEMSDGAQLITPALGVGNAGNIVIEARDRISLTGNSATNFSNTAIFSSLGGNNNRQAEGQGGDIRISTNILELSDGAQMASSTFGIGNAGNIIIEVGDRVTFKGDDTSVSSRVERTGRGKGGDIRISTKILELSDDATLNASTLNFGDAGNILLEAQDRASFDNANVFNSVWGPAAGKGGNINIKTGNLSVTNRAVLSTTTYGNGDAGNITIEARNNVSLSKGGRLLSQIEETGIGTGGNISIYTNSLLLNVGQLNADTQGKGNAGNIIINAQNTLSVDSAIISSTVEETGDGKGGDISIFTSSFNLKDAILTTATLGKGSAGNVRINALNSVFVDTANIFSSVETGATGQGGDINLSTGTLSLTNGGRLTSGTYGTGKAGNVIVEARDRVLLDGSDPDEKNFNSAIITSVGENGIGQGGDIRIATSIFSLTNGAQLVAVTKGKGNAGNVQIRATDAVNIAGSTNTTGRPSAILTFTESGNSGGNITVDTSAFRILEGAVLDSRTSATGNGGNITINTNSLEALSGGQLQASTDGSGQAGKITVNGDASVTISGSDPIFSERAAIIPEISWRYNPNSGFYNRSIGSGIAGDIKVNSGSLSLFNGGQIQASTFGEGKAGNVWITARERVTTNGASANGLFPSGIFSEIFNPQRLGKGGDIAIETGSLTLTNGAQLRVSTWGMGDAGNITIHAKDEVSFAGTSKNGNLLSSVLSTVELTGQGNGGDIKIQAGSLSVTDGAQLQTGTRNRGNAGNILINARDFVLFDGINSTGQIPSSAFTSVERTAVGKGGNIEINTSRLSVDNGAQVITSNNGGKGNGGNIHIDAAFLSLTGNSQLRASTQGEGDAGNIFINTRDRISLDKGAIISNIVGNVSNPGRFGNGKGGIIRIDTGSLSVANGSQLQASTFGTGDAGDLIINARENISFDGFRSFEDSRLNSAAFSIVANNSTGNGGNIRVNTESLAVTNGALLSTTTFGQGRAGNINITARNRIFLNGKNDISEFSSGLYSATLRNANGQGGSISVNADTFQITNGAVVNAQTSSGFQGGDVTINSNSFEATQGGQIITTATNQGQAGSIRLNSNRIILSGIDPTYQPSQQDKIFENQGAASGLFANTTSTASARGGNIQVNARQLNVSDRAQISVNSQGSGVAGEIHVNANRAELRDNAKIIAETTSQDGGNIFINNANLLLLRRGSLVSATAGEQGNGGNVNINSKFIIAIPNEDSDIRANAFEGNGGRVQINTQGIFGTEFRSQETKESDITASSRYGVSGIININSPDNSSIQNNLGELPQNAIDTNTLIANSCIARRNQQQHGSFFITGSGGLPTRPGDASLPSYSTGDVQPVSSEVESTKLPTQERRWQIGDPIIEPAGVYQLPNGKLVLSKEC, encoded by the coding sequence GTGACAAAATGGGTCTGGAGTGAAAAATTGAGGCGATCTCATCGTGGTTATCTTGCAGCATTGCATCACTCAGTTTTTTGGAGAAGCGTTGTGGCGATGGCAAAGTTGACCGTTGGAATTGCATCTCTCATCAACCCAGCTTTTGCTCAAAGTAACATAGTACCGGACAATACACTGGGTTCAGAGGCATCTAGAGTCACAGTCAACTTTAACGGTACTTCTAATGAGGTAATTGCAGGTGGAGCGCAACGGGGACAAAATTTATTTCACAGTTTTCAAGAATTTAACATTGGTGAAAATCGAGGCGCTTACTTCTTTGTTTTCGATCCTAGCATCCAGAATATTTTGGCGCGGGTGACAGGAAGTAATCGCTCAAATATTTTAGGGACTTTGGGAACCCGTCAAATCATTGGCAGTAATCTTGTGCGTTCCAATGCCAACCTATTTTTGATAAATCCCAATGGTATTGTTTTTGGAGAAAACGCTCGTCTAGATGTCGGTGCTTCGTTGATAGCGACAACTGCTAATGGGGTTCAATTTGGAAATCAAGGAAATTTTAGTGCGATAAACCCTCAGACCCCAGGGGTGTTAACGGTAAACCCTTCGGCTTTATTTTTTCATCAGATTAATCAGAATGGGACAATAGAAAATCGAGGATTATTGAGAGTTCGCGATGGTGAGAGTTTATTGCTTGCAGGTGGCAATGTTCGCTTAGATGGAGGTATTTTAGCGGCGTTGGGTGGGCGAATAGAGTTAGGCGGATTAGCAGATGCAGGTAGTATAGGCTTAGATTTTGCCAGCCAAGGATTAAAATTACAATTTCCAGAAGTAGTGCAAAAAGCAAATGTTTCTCTGGTTAACAATTCGCTCGTTAATGTTTCGGCTGGTGGCGGTGGAGATGTAGCAATCAACGCTCAAAATTTAGATATTTTGGCAGGTAGCAACATTTTTGCAGGAATTATTGGTGATGTCGGTTTAGCAAACAATCAAGCGGGAGATATTACCATAAATGTTTCAGGCACTGTTAGGCTTGAATCTGATAGTTCTATTCGCAGCGATGTTAGTCCAGGTGAAACAGGTAATGGCGGCAATATAAATATCACATCTGCCTCGTTGTTCGTACTGGGCGATTCAAGTTTGATAAGCAGAACCTCTGGAGTTGGAAATGCTGGGAACATCAACATAAATGCTCGCGATCGCGTTGTATTTAGTGGTGATAACACGACTGTTGATAGTGGTGTCAGGTCAACTGGTAGGGGTGAGGGAGGTGATATCCTCATTTCCACTAATACCTTGGAAATGTCGGATGGCGCTCAATTAATAACTCCTGCACTTGGTGTTGGAAATGCAGGAAATATTGTAATTGAGGCACGCGATCGCATTTCTCTTACAGGTAATAGCGCAACCAACTTCAGCAATACAGCTATTTTTAGCAGTTTAGGAGGAAATAATAACCGACAAGCAGAGGGTCAAGGAGGTGATATTCGTATCTCTACCAATATCCTGGAACTCTCTGATGGTGCTCAAATGGCTTCTAGCACGTTTGGTATCGGCAATGCGGGCAATATCATAATAGAGGTAGGCGATCGCGTAACATTTAAGGGCGATGATACTAGTGTTTCCAGCCGTGTGGAACGAACTGGCAGAGGAAAGGGAGGCGATATCCGCATCTCTACTAAAATTTTAGAATTATCTGATGATGCAACTCTCAATGCTAGTACCCTTAATTTTGGAGATGCAGGCAATATTTTGCTGGAAGCGCAAGATAGAGCTTCTTTTGATAATGCAAATGTTTTCAATAGTGTATGGGGACCAGCTGCTGGGAAGGGTGGAAATATTAATATCAAAACGGGGAACCTCTCTGTTACTAATAGAGCAGTACTCTCTACCACTACGTATGGCAACGGCGATGCAGGAAATATCACGATTGAAGCTAGAAATAACGTTTCTTTAAGTAAGGGGGGGCGTTTGCTTAGTCAAATAGAGGAAACAGGCATTGGTACGGGTGGCAATATTAGCATTTATACAAACTCCCTATTGTTAAATGTGGGGCAGCTAAATGCAGACACTCAGGGAAAAGGTAATGCAGGGAATATCATTATTAATGCACAGAACACTCTATCAGTAGATTCAGCAATTATTTCTAGCACTGTAGAAGAAACTGGTGATGGTAAAGGGGGAGACATCAGCATCTTCACTAGCTCTTTTAATCTTAAGGATGCAATTTTAACTACTGCTACCCTTGGAAAGGGTAGTGCAGGTAATGTTAGGATTAATGCGCTTAACTCTGTTTTTGTAGATACGGCAAATATTTTTAGCAGCGTGGAAACAGGAGCCACTGGACAGGGGGGAGATATTAATCTCTCTACTGGTACGCTTTCTTTAACAAATGGAGGAAGGTTAACATCTGGAACTTATGGAACGGGTAAGGCTGGCAATGTGATTGTTGAAGCACGCGATCGTGTATTGCTAGATGGTAGCGACCCTGATGAAAAAAATTTCAACAGTGCCATCATTACGAGTGTGGGGGAAAATGGCATCGGACAAGGGGGAGATATTCGCATTGCCACAAGTATATTTTCTCTAACAAATGGAGCGCAACTAGTTGCTGTTACCAAAGGCAAAGGTAATGCGGGTAATGTTCAAATTCGTGCTACTGATGCTGTGAATATCGCTGGTAGCACTAATACTACTGGTCGTCCTAGCGCAATTCTAACTTTTACTGAATCTGGAAATTCGGGAGGAAATATTACTGTTGATACTTCCGCTTTCCGTATTTTAGAAGGAGCAGTTTTAGATAGTCGCACGAGCGCTACCGGAAATGGGGGTAACATCACCATCAATACGAATTCTTTGGAAGCTCTTAGCGGTGGACAATTGCAGGCAAGTACTGACGGGAGCGGACAAGCAGGTAAGATAACTGTTAATGGTGACGCTAGCGTCACTATTTCAGGTAGCGACCCCATTTTTTCTGAACGTGCAGCTATAATACCCGAAATTAGCTGGCGTTACAATCCCAACAGTGGGTTTTATAATCGCTCCATTGGCTCAGGTATTGCAGGTGATATCAAAGTTAATTCAGGTTCCTTATCTCTATTCAATGGGGGACAAATTCAAGCTAGTACATTTGGAGAAGGAAAAGCAGGTAACGTGTGGATTACTGCTCGCGAGCGTGTCACGACCAATGGTGCAAGTGCAAATGGGTTATTTCCTAGCGGTATTTTTAGCGAGATTTTCAATCCTCAAAGATTGGGTAAAGGTGGCGACATTGCGATTGAGACTGGCTCACTTACGCTGACTAATGGCGCTCAACTAAGAGTCTCTACATGGGGTATGGGAGACGCAGGCAATATAACTATCCATGCCAAGGATGAAGTGTCTTTTGCTGGAACCAGTAAGAATGGTAACTTATTAAGTAGTGTTTTGAGTACTGTTGAATTAACTGGGCAAGGCAACGGCGGTGATATTAAGATTCAAGCAGGTTCGCTATCAGTCACTGATGGCGCTCAACTTCAAACAGGTACTAGAAACAGAGGTAATGCTGGAAATATTTTGATTAATGCTCGTGATTTTGTTTTGTTTGATGGAATAAATTCAACAGGACAAATTCCTAGTTCTGCCTTTACTAGTGTAGAGCGAACAGCAGTAGGTAAAGGTGGGAATATTGAGATAAATACAAGCCGTCTTTCCGTTGATAATGGGGCACAGGTGATTACAAGTAATAACGGTGGAAAAGGTAACGGTGGAAATATTCATATTGATGCAGCATTCCTATCTCTTACAGGGAATTCTCAACTTAGAGCTAGTACTCAAGGCGAAGGAGATGCGGGCAATATTTTTATCAATACTCGCGATCGCATATCCTTGGATAAAGGAGCAATTATCTCAAATATTGTTGGCAATGTTTCTAATCCTGGGCGTTTTGGTAACGGCAAAGGTGGAATAATTCGCATTGATACTGGTTCGCTATCTGTCGCTAATGGCAGTCAACTTCAAGCTAGTACTTTTGGAACAGGCGATGCTGGCGATCTTATTATCAACGCTCGTGAAAACATATCCTTTGACGGCTTCCGAAGCTTTGAAGATAGTAGATTGAACAGTGCGGCTTTCAGTATTGTTGCAAATAATAGTACTGGCAATGGAGGTAATATTCGTGTTAATACAGAATCATTAGCTGTTACTAATGGAGCATTACTTAGCACTACCACCTTTGGACAAGGTAGAGCTGGAAATATTAATATTACTGCTCGAAATCGCATATTTTTGAATGGTAAGAATGATATAAGTGAGTTTTCGAGTGGACTGTATAGTGCAACTTTAAGGAATGCAAACGGACAAGGTGGTTCAATTAGCGTTAACGCTGATACTTTTCAAATTACTAACGGTGCGGTAGTTAATGCTCAAACCTCCTCTGGTTTTCAAGGTGGTGATGTAACAATTAATTCTAATAGCTTTGAAGCCACCCAAGGCGGACAAATTATTACAACAGCAACTAATCAAGGGCAAGCTGGTAGTATTCGCCTGAATAGCAATCGCATAATTCTCTCTGGTATCGATCCAACTTATCAACCATCACAGCAAGATAAAATATTTGAGAATCAAGGCGCAGCTAGCGGACTATTTGCCAACACAACCTCAACAGCTTCCGCTCGCGGTGGCAATATTCAAGTAAATGCTAGGCAATTAAATGTGAGCGATCGCGCCCAAATCTCTGTCAACAGTCAAGGTAGTGGTGTTGCTGGTGAGATTCATGTTAATGCCAATAGAGCCGAACTGAGAGACAACGCCAAAATCATCGCTGAAACAACATCCCAAGATGGTGGTAACATTTTCATTAATAATGCAAATTTACTGCTACTACGTCGTGGAAGCCTTGTGTCTGCAACCGCCGGAGAACAGGGCAATGGTGGTAACGTAAATATCAACTCAAAATTTATCATTGCCATTCCCAACGAAGACAGTGATATCAGAGCCAATGCCTTTGAAGGCAACGGTGGCAGAGTTCAAATTAACACTCAAGGAATATTTGGCACGGAATTTCGTTCTCAGGAAACAAAAGAAAGCGATATTACTGCTAGTTCAAGATATGGTGTTTCTGGCATTATCAATATTAACTCCCCCGACAATAGTTCTATTCAAAACAACCTCGGCGAACTTCCCCAAAACGCCATCGACACCAATACTCTTATCGCCAATAGTTGCATAGCCCGTAGAAATCAACAACAACACGGTTCTTTCTTCATCACCGGTTCTGGTGGTTTACCAACACGCCCCGGTGATGCTTCACTTCCTTCCTATTCCACTGGAGATGTGCAACCAGTATCTAGTGAAGTAGAGTCAACAAAATTACCTACACAAGAACGACGTTGGCAAATTGGCGACCCAATTATCGAACCAGCTGGGGTATACCAATTGCCAAATGGCAAGCTTGTGCTTAGTAAAGAATGTTAA
- a CDS encoding aspartyl protease: MTISGKFGDEEALLFEIDLIASDGLELSVDAMLDTGFSGWLAIDKQDLDALSWKYVDQQIMRTAGGDVRFKIYIGKVKLDGQELDIPVHVGKDLTEILLGRQWLINRRLVVDIPSGELTLGDGAS, encoded by the coding sequence ATGACGATCTCTGGGAAGTTTGGTGATGAGGAAGCGCTACTTTTTGAAATTGATTTGATAGCATCGGATGGATTAGAATTATCAGTTGATGCGATGTTGGATACAGGTTTTTCCGGCTGGTTGGCAATTGATAAACAAGATTTAGACGCACTAAGTTGGAAGTATGTTGACCAACAAATCATGCGAACCGCAGGTGGGGATGTAAGATTTAAAATCTATATTGGTAAAGTTAAATTGGATGGTCAAGAATTGGATATTCCCGTTCATGTTGGTAAAGATTTAACGGAAATTTTACTGGGTCGTCAATGGCTCATAAATCGTAGGTTAGTTGTTGATATACCATCTGGTGAATTGACCTTGGGGGATGGTGCGAGTTGA
- a CDS encoding filamentous hemagglutinin N-terminal domain-containing protein, giving the protein MLLRQLLGRKKDCHYRVRQIIGLTMGIGAIAFQQIPTSAQIIADDTLPNNSQVTSIDNIRIIGGGTQARSNLFHSFREFSVPTRSIAYFFNALDIQNIFSRVTGGSVSSIDGLIAANGNASLFLINPNGIIFGNNARLNIGGSFLASTASSLKFADGKEFNATAPQNAPLLSIGVPLGLQFGESPKAIVNESGYGILSIFADFFNIAPGLKVSPGRTLGLVGGDIVLEEGTLRAPDGRIELGGVGGGSFVSLIPSNSGYVLGYEGVENFQDIRLGQESVAFADGNSGGSIQMQGRNVVLANGSFISANTTGSGTGGGLTVNASESVQVARSSADGRFLSGLRVRVTETATGQAGDMIINTPTLLVRDGAQISVGVFGSGKGGNLIVNASKEVQLIGESNNSLPSGLYSETLGTGNAGDITITTPVLLVRSGAGVGTGTSGSGKGGVLTVNASESVQLVGGTSSDNAIVLGASASKRATGQAGDLRINTPLLLLKDGAQISVGTFGAGKGGNLIVNASQKVQLIGESTDSQFTTGLFSETQGTGNAGDITITTPVLLVQDGARVDVGTRGSGKGGNLTVNTSKQVQLIGATANGESSSGLFTRTTGTAIGEAGSLTITTPVLLVQHGAKVDGSTYGAGKGGNLNVNASKEVQVTGTSTDSPSAIVTGALSSGNAGDVTINTPVLLVRDGGQVNANTTGSGKGGNLTVNASESIEMIGTSADGRYGSGLFAATREKGQAGNLRINTPVLLLKDGAQVSVGTFGAAKGGNLTVNADREVQLIGTSAVGNQLAPSGLFSETLGTGDAGNITITTPILFLKHGARVDAGTRDSGKGGNLTVNASKQVQLIGTSSIGEFSSGLFTQSGQRATGEAGSLTVTTPVLLIQNGAEVSASTLGRGRGGNIEVTADRVDIEGVSASGRPSALGSETIGIDSSAKAGDVTLTTRILNIRDRAYLSTVSSNQGQAGNITIRVNESLNARNGSIFTSSQLSSGGSVDINARDIRLFGDSDIFTSVFSGAGNGGDIRVTANSIIAFDDSDILAFARDGKGGNITLDTRAFFGENYRPAPRDTEPRTLDGNQRVDVNATGRVSGIIRLPDTTSIQNSLTELPQNLIDTNALIANSCIVRSQLKKGSFTIVGSGGLPNRPGDANMSVYPTGEVHGIENSKIGNSEPPLWQKGDPIIEATGVYHLDNGRLVMSRECH; this is encoded by the coding sequence ATGTTGCTGCGTCAGTTATTAGGAAGAAAAAAGGATTGTCATTACCGGGTAAGACAAATAATTGGCTTGACGATGGGTATAGGAGCGATCGCATTTCAACAAATTCCCACGAGTGCCCAAATCATTGCCGATGACACCCTACCTAATAACTCTCAAGTCACTAGCATTGACAACATCAGAATTATTGGGGGCGGAACCCAAGCTCGAAGTAACTTGTTTCACAGCTTTCGTGAGTTCTCTGTTCCCACACGAAGCATTGCTTACTTTTTCAACGCTTTAGATATTCAAAATATCTTCAGTCGAGTCACGGGTGGGTCTGTCTCTAGTATTGATGGTTTAATTGCAGCAAACGGTAACGCCAGCCTGTTTCTAATCAATCCCAACGGCATCATCTTTGGTAACAATGCTCGTTTGAATATTGGTGGTTCATTTCTGGCAAGTACAGCCAGTAGCCTAAAATTTGCAGATGGAAAGGAATTTAATGCAACTGCACCACAAAATGCCCCCTTGCTGTCTATAGGTGTTCCTCTTGGTTTGCAATTTGGAGAAAGTCCTAAAGCGATCGTCAATGAATCAGGTTATGGTATTTTGTCGATTTTTGCTGATTTTTTCAATATAGCACCCGGTTTGAAAGTCTCTCCAGGGAGAACTTTGGGGCTTGTAGGTGGAGACATAGTTCTAGAAGAAGGGACTCTCAGAGCACCGGATGGACGAATTGAGCTAGGAGGAGTTGGTGGTGGTAGTTTTGTAAGTCTGATACCAAGTAACAGTGGTTATGTTCTAGGTTATGAGGGTGTTGAGAACTTTCAGGATATTCGTCTGGGTCAAGAGAGTGTTGCTTTTGCCGATGGCAATAGTGGTGGCAGTATTCAAATGCAAGGCAGAAACGTGGTACTTGCTAATGGTTCATTTATAAGCGCAAATACTACGGGGTCAGGTACAGGAGGCGGTTTGACTGTCAATGCCTCTGAATCTGTGCAAGTCGCTAGGTCATCTGCTGACGGTCGGTTCCTCAGTGGTTTACGTGTTCGAGTTACGGAAACAGCAACAGGACAAGCGGGAGATATGATAATCAATACTCCTACTCTTCTTGTTCGGGATGGAGCACAAATTTCAGTAGGTGTTTTTGGATCGGGCAAAGGGGGAAATTTAATCGTTAACGCTTCTAAGGAAGTGCAACTGATAGGTGAGTCTAATAATAGTCTGCCTAGTGGATTGTATTCTGAAACATTAGGAACAGGAAATGCAGGAGATATAACAATTACTACTCCTGTATTGCTAGTTCGGAGTGGAGCTGGAGTTGGTACTGGTACGAGTGGTTCCGGTAAAGGAGGGGTTTTAACTGTCAATGCCTCTGAATCAGTCCAACTTGTAGGTGGCACCTCCAGTGATAATGCTATTGTTTTAGGCGCTTCAGCTAGTAAAAGAGCAACAGGACAGGCAGGAGATTTGAGAATTAATACTCCCCTGTTATTGCTGAAAGATGGGGCACAGATTTCAGTTGGTACCTTCGGCGCGGGTAAAGGTGGAAATTTGATTGTTAACGCTTCTCAAAAAGTTCAACTGATTGGTGAGTCTACAGATAGTCAATTTACCACTGGATTATTTTCTGAAACACAAGGAACGGGAAATGCAGGAGATATCACAATTACTACTCCTGTACTGCTGGTTCAAGACGGAGCACGGGTTGATGTTGGTACCCGTGGTTCAGGCAAAGGTGGAAATTTAACTGTTAATACCTCCAAACAGGTACAGCTAATTGGTGCTACGGCTAATGGAGAGTCTTCCAGTGGCTTATTTACTCGAACTACTGGAACAGCAATAGGAGAGGCTGGTTCCTTAACAATAACCACACCAGTGTTACTGGTTCAGCATGGAGCAAAAGTTGATGGTAGCACCTATGGTGCTGGCAAAGGTGGAAATTTGAATGTCAACGCTTCCAAGGAAGTTCAAGTGACTGGTACCTCTACTGATAGTCCTAGTGCTATAGTAACTGGAGCTTTAAGCTCAGGAAATGCTGGAGATGTGACGATTAATACTCCTGTATTGCTTGTTCGAGATGGTGGACAAGTCAATGCTAACACTACTGGCTCGGGCAAAGGTGGAAATTTAACTGTTAATGCTTCTGAATCTATAGAAATGATTGGCACATCTGCTGATGGTCGGTATGGTAGCGGCTTGTTTGCTGCAACAAGAGAAAAAGGACAAGCAGGAAATTTGAGGATTAACACTCCAGTGTTATTGCTGAAGGATGGGGCGCAGGTATCAGTTGGCACCTTTGGTGCAGCTAAAGGGGGCAATTTAACTGTCAACGCCGATCGGGAGGTGCAACTTATTGGTACTTCTGCTGTTGGAAATCAGCTGGCTCCTAGTGGCTTATTTTCAGAAACACTGGGAACAGGAGATGCAGGAAACATAACTATTACCACTCCTATATTATTCCTAAAGCATGGAGCACGGGTTGATGCTGGTACCCGTGACTCAGGTAAAGGCGGAAATTTGACTGTCAATGCTTCTAAACAAGTACAACTTATTGGTACATCTAGTATCGGTGAGTTTTCCAGTGGCTTATTTACTCAATCTGGACAAAGAGCCACAGGAGAGGCTGGTTCCTTAACAGTGACTACTCCTGTGTTGCTAATTCAGAATGGTGCAGAAGTATCAGCTTCTACCCTTGGGCGGGGTCGCGGTGGAAACATTGAGGTAACTGCAGATAGAGTAGACATAGAAGGAGTCTCTGCTAGCGGACGACCCAGCGCTTTAGGAAGCGAAACTATAGGTATTGATTCAAGTGCAAAAGCAGGGGATGTAACACTGACAACTCGAATCTTAAATATCCGCGATCGCGCATATTTATCAACCGTATCTTCCAATCAGGGTCAAGCTGGCAATATTACTATTCGTGTAAATGAGAGTCTAAATGCCAGAAATGGTAGTATTTTTACCTCTTCTCAACTTTCTTCAGGTGGCTCTGTTGATATCAACGCTCGAGATATTCGTCTGTTCGGTGACAGTGACATTTTTACCTCTGTATTTAGTGGTGCAGGCAATGGGGGCGATATTCGCGTCACCGCCAACTCTATCATCGCCTTTGATGACAGCGACATTCTTGCTTTTGCTCGAGATGGAAAAGGCGGTAATATTACTCTTGATACCCGTGCCTTCTTCGGCGAAAACTATCGTCCTGCTCCCCGCGATACAGAACCCCGTACTTTAGATGGAAATCAACGTGTGGATGTCAATGCTACTGGTAGGGTTTCTGGAATTATCCGACTCCCAGATACAACGTCGATCCAAAACAGCCTCACAGAGTTACCACAAAACCTCATCGACACTAACGCACTCATTGCAAATAGTTGTATCGTTCGCAGTCAGCTTAAGAAAGGGTCATTTACTATCGTTGGTTCTGGTGGATTACCAAATCGCCCAGGCGATGCAAATATGTCTGTATATCCTACTGGTGAAGTGCATGGTATTGAGAATAGTAAAATAGGCAATTCAGAACCTCCGTTATGGCAAAAAGGCGATCCAATCATCGAAGCTACTGGTGTTTACCATCTGGATAACGGGCGACTCGTGATGAGTCGTGAATGTCACTAA
- a CDS encoding cytochrome b5-like heme/steroid binding domain-containing protein encodes MNAIVQAFKHAQIFRRQENDREPSEVVVRDPRIIEQTNSIKTQKKPESTYDAIATKTPLTTPNDSHQEKPEPPLDEAREEVPNEPPPSLPNAWIYDGQVYDLSDFIKRHPGGEFFIGRMKNRDITILVNIFHPNPQKVKKILKKYALNREAVPEDVHPKYAAPEFLFHEGFDGWRDTPKFDFDSQERLLDRIKTRLNTPEMKKKIAHMDFMFDAIALILGIIYILVQVLRLGFTQYMPIYLFVPLMVALRISLAGAGHYFIHRPQVGLNKALEQVFDINYVPMAFVVTDGHSLMHHPCTQSEVDIKRNVFTAMLELPRFYRVPVHTIHKLAHVLTGMLVRASEICILGFKFGVKDLYGSWQRSLLHYVGLIAMRILLLGELILFAIHGDIVAWFAQFILTVWISTFMIVASHDFEEIEKDDAIKQAEDWAVFQIQNSYDLTMIGNKYVDCFLSAGLSPHRVHHVLPYQKSGFANIISEDIVREEAAKYNVVWSKPKNFFLDRLPILLRHYLFHSSRMAKENNFTLLKEHFHPQALLRSMKYVLEGIVGIGSI; translated from the coding sequence ATGAATGCAATAGTACAGGCTTTTAAGCACGCACAAATCTTCAGACGTCAGGAGAACGATCGCGAACCTTCTGAGGTTGTTGTCCGAGATCCACGCATCATTGAACAGACTAACAGCATCAAGACTCAGAAAAAGCCAGAATCAACTTATGATGCGATCGCAACAAAAACACCTCTTACTACGCCCAACGACAGCCATCAAGAAAAGCCAGAACCACCTCTAGATGAGGCTCGTGAAGAGGTTCCAAATGAGCCACCTCCAAGTCTACCTAACGCATGGATCTACGACGGGCAAGTATACGATTTATCTGACTTCATCAAACGGCATCCCGGCGGTGAATTTTTCATCGGACGCATGAAAAATAGAGATATCACGATACTAGTTAATATTTTTCATCCCAATCCGCAGAAAGTTAAAAAAATCCTCAAGAAATATGCCTTGAATAGAGAAGCTGTACCCGAAGATGTTCATCCCAAATACGCGGCTCCAGAATTCTTATTTCATGAAGGGTTTGATGGCTGGAGAGATACTCCCAAGTTTGATTTCGACAGTCAAGAGCGACTTCTCGATCGGATTAAAACAAGACTAAACACGCCAGAAATGAAAAAGAAAATCGCCCACATGGACTTTATGTTTGACGCGATCGCTCTCATTTTAGGCATCATTTACATACTCGTGCAAGTACTACGACTGGGCTTCACACAGTATATGCCAATTTATTTGTTTGTTCCACTTATGGTGGCGCTAAGAATCTCACTAGCAGGTGCGGGTCACTATTTTATCCATCGACCACAAGTTGGGCTGAACAAAGCACTCGAGCAGGTTTTTGATATTAACTATGTTCCAATGGCTTTTGTAGTCACTGATGGTCACAGCTTAATGCATCATCCATGCACTCAGAGCGAAGTTGATATCAAGAGAAATGTATTCACCGCTATGTTGGAACTTCCTCGTTTTTATCGGGTTCCAGTTCACACCATACATAAATTGGCACACGTTCTCACTGGTATGCTCGTTCGAGCTTCTGAGATATGTATATTGGGGTTCAAGTTTGGTGTAAAGGACTTATACGGTTCTTGGCAAAGAAGTCTTCTCCATTATGTCGGTCTTATTGCCATGCGTATACTTCTTCTGGGCGAGTTAATTTTGTTTGCGATACATGGCGATATCGTGGCTTGGTTTGCCCAATTTATTCTCACCGTATGGATCAGCACTTTTATGATTGTCGCTAGTCATGATTTTGAAGAGATAGAAAAAGACGACGCTATTAAACAAGCAGAAGATTGGGCAGTATTCCAAATTCAAAACTCCTACGATTTGACTATGATTGGCAACAAGTATGTTGACTGCTTTCTATCAGCAGGTCTCAGCCCACATCGAGTACACCACGTACTTCCTTATCAAAAAAGTGGCTTTGCAAATATCATCAGTGAAGATATTGTTCGAGAAGAGGCAGCGAAATATAACGTTGTGTGGTCAAAACCAAAGAATTTCTTCCTCGATCGCCTTCCCATCTTGCTAAGACATTACTTGTTTCATTCATCAAGAATGGCAAAAGAAAACAACTTTACACTCTTAAAAGAGCACTTTCATCCACAAGCATTACTGAGATCGATGAAATATGTTCTCGAAGGTATTGTTGGTATCGGTTCGATCTGA